Genomic window (Stenotrophomonas maltophilia):
GGTCGATCAGGTCGCGGACATCGTCCTCGGTCTCGTAGCGCTGGATCAGTTCGGCCGAGGCCATTTCCGAGCTCGGGCCTTCCTTGCCCTTGCCCAGCGCATCCTTCAGGTGGATGCCGAGGATGTTCGGGATCAGCTTGGAAACGCCGTCGACCAGACCGTACGGGAAGCCCAGCACGCGGCCGGAGTCGCGCACCACCGCCTTGGCGGCCATGGTGCCGTAGGTGATGATCTGGCTGACGCGCTCGCGCCCGTACTTGCGCGCGACGTAGTCGATCACCTCGTCGCGGCGGTCCATGCAGAAGTCGATGTCGAAGTCGGGCATCGACACGCGTTCCGGGTTCAGGAAGCGCTCGAACAGCAGGTTGTACGGCAGCGGGTCCAGGTCGGTGATCTTCAGCGCCCACGCCACCAGCGAACCGGCACCCGAACCACGGCCGGGACCGATCGGGATGCCCTGGTTCTTGCCCCACTGGATGAAGTCGGCAACGATCAGGAAGTAGCCGGGGAAGCCCATCTTGATGATGGTGTTGAGCTCGAACTCCAGGCGTTCGAAGTACTCTTCGCGGGTCTTGCCCGGCGCCAGCGGATTCTTCTCCAGGCGTTCTTCCAGGCCATCGCGCGACATCTTCTGGATCCAGGTGTCCAGGGTCTCGTCGTCCGGCACCGGGTAGTTGGGCAGGAAGTAGGTGCCCAGCCGCATCTCGATGTTGCAGCGCTCGGCCAGCGCCAGCGTGTTGTCGATCGCATCGGGGATGTCGGCGAACAGCGCGCACATCTCCTCGGCCGACTTCAGGTACTGCTGGTCGCTGTACTCGCGCGGGCGCTTGGGGTCGTCCAGTACGCGGCCGGTGGAAATGCACACGCGCGCTTCGTGCGCGCTGAAATCGGTGGGTGCCAGGAAGCGCACATCATTGCTGGCCACCACCGGCAGGCCACGCTGGCCGGCGGCCATCAGCGCGAACTGGTTGAAGGTTTCCTCGCCCTCGCGGCCGGTGCGGGTCAGCTCCAGGTGCAGGCCATCGCCGAACACGCGCTGCCAGTCGGCCAGCTGCTGCTCGGCCAGTTCATGCTTGCCGTCCAGCGCCAGGCGCCCGGCCAGGCTCTGCCGGCCGGCCAATGCGAACAGGTTGGCGTTGCCGGCCTTCAGCCAGTCCGGGTGCACGGCCACGCCGCCCTCGGGGCGATGGCCTTCCATCCAGGCGCGGGTCAGCAGCCGCGACAGGCTCAGGTAGCCTTCGCGATCGCGGCACAGCAGGGTCATCCGCCACGGGTCCTGGCCCTCTTCGGCGATCAGCACGTCGGCGCCGGCGATCGGCTTGATGCCCACGCCTTCGGCGGCCTTGTAGAACTTGACCAGGGCGAACAGGTTGTTGAGGTCGGTCACCGCCAGCGCGGGCAGGCCGAGCTCGACCGAGCGCGACAGCAGGTTGGCCTGCTTGGCCTTCTTCGGGTCCGCCTGGTCCGGTTTGGCCGGCACACGGATGGTCGAGTCCGCCAGCGAGAACTCGGTGTGGACGTGGAGATGTACGAAGCGGGAGTTGGACATGCCGGACCAGGTTGGAGCGCGCGGGCCCCGGGTGCTGACGGAAGATCGTCGCCGGGGTCGGGATGCGCTGGAGTGCCCGGTCAGGGTAGCGAGGGCAGGGGGAAGCGACAAGGACTTGACGGTACGGCGATTGCGCGCATGCCGCTGGGCATGGCCCGGCGCTACCGGATGCGTTCATATTGCCGTGTACGCGGACTTCCCGGTCGCCGGGTGAGTCCACGTTGCCGTGGTAGCGCCGGGCCATGCCCGGCGGCCATTGTTCAGGCAATCGCGATGTCGGCCGCGACGGCCTGCGGCACTTCCAGGCACTCGCGCACCGGAGCGAAGCTGCGCCGGTGCTCCACGCACGGCCCGTGCTCGCGCAGGGCGGCCAGGTGGGCGGGGGTTCCATAGCCCTTGTGCTGCTCGAAGCCGTACTGCGGGTGGCGGGTATGCACGTCCTGCATGTAACGGTCGCGCGAGACCTTGGCCAGGATCGAGGCGGCCATGATCGCGCGGTCGATGCCATCGCCGCCGACCAGCGCCTGCGCCGGCAGCACCAGGCCCTTGGGCACCACGTTGCCATCGATGCGGGCGAAGCCGGCCACGTGGGCGACCGCTGCAACGACGTCACGCATGCCCTGCAGGGTGGCCTGGTAGATGTTCAGGCGGTCGATGGTGTCCACGTCCACCAGCACCACGTGCCAAGCCAGGGCGCGTTCGATGATGCGGTCATGCAGCTGCTCGCGGCGGGCCGCGGGGAGCTGCTTGGAGTCGTCCAGACCGTTGATGCGCGGCCGGGAGGGATCGAACACCACCGCGGCCACCGCCACCGGCCCGGCCAGCGGACCACGGCCGGCTTCGTCGACGCCGGCGACCAGGCGCTCCGGCTCGACCACTGACGCGCCGTCGAACAGGGCCAGGCTGGCCGCTGCGGCGTGGCGGCGGCTCATGCCTGGGCCTGGTTGCGCATCAGCAGCTCGCCGACGGCGTCGGCGGCGCGGGCCGAGGCGTTGCGACGCAGGCGCTCATGCAGGCGCGCGTAGGTATCCTGCAGGTCGGTCACCCGTTGCGGGTGGTCGAACCACTGCTGGATGGCGGCGGCCAGCCTGTCCGGCGTGCAGTCGTGCTGCATCAGCTCCGGCGCCAGGTCCTGGCCGGCCAGGATGTTGGGCAGGGCGAAGCGGTCGACCTTGATCAGGCCCAGCGCCTTGACCAGGCGGTAGGTCAGCTCGTTGACGCGGTACCCGACCACCATCGGCCGCTTGACCAGCATCGCCTCCAGCGTCGCGGTGCCGGAGGCCAGCACCACTACGTCGGCGGCGATCATCGCGTTGCGTGCCTCGCCGTCCAGCACGTGCGAGTACGCAACCGGCAGTGCCGAGCGTGACAGCTGCTCTTCGATCAGGCGCTTGCAGGCGGGATTGGCGGCCGGCACCACTACGTGCAGGCCCGGGATGCGTTCGGAGACCTGCCAGGCAGCCTCGAAGAACGGTTCACCGAGGCGCGAGATTTCGCCCAGGCGGCTGCCCGGCAACACCGCCAGCACCTTGGCCGAGGTCGGAAGGCCGAGCGCGGCGCGGGCTTCCTCTCGGTTGCCCTGCAGCGGAATGTCATCGGCCATCGGGTGGCCGACGAAACGCGCATCGATGCCATGCTTGGCATAGATCGGCGGCTCCATCGGGAACAGGCACAGCACCAGGTCGGCGCTGCTGCCGATCTTCTCGGCGCGCTTCTCGCGCCAGGCCCAGACCGAGGGGCTGACGTAATGCACGGTGCGCACGCCGCGCTGCTTCAGCCAGCGCTCGATGCCCAGGTTGAAGTCGGGCGCGTCGATGCCGATGAACACGTCCGGTTGCCATTCCAGCGCACGCTGGCGGAACGCCGAGCGCAGCTTGAGCAGGCGCGGCAGGTGGCGCAGCACTTCGGTCAGGCCCATCACCGCCAGCTCGCTGGCATCGTGCCAGGTCTGGCAGCCGGCGCTGCGCATGGCATCGCCACCGATGCCGGCGAACTCGGCATTCGGGAAGCGCGCCTTCAGTTCGCGTACCAGGCCCGCACCCAGCAGATCACCGGAAGCCTCACCGGCCACCAGGGCGATCCGCAACGGGCGCTCGCTGAGCACCCGCTGCGCGGGGACGCTGCCGGCCATCGAGGCCAGCGGAATCACGGCGGCGCCGGCCGGCGCCTGGCCGGTCGTGCTGCTCATCGCAGCAAGGGCCTCTCGGCGTGCTCGATGAAGTCCAGCATGGCCTTCACGTCATCGCTGTCACGCGCCTGTTCGGTCAGCTGCACCTTGGCCTCGGCCAGCGGCAGGCCCGCCACGTACAACGTGCGGTAGGCACGCTTGATGGCGGAAATGCGCTCGGCGTCGAAGCCGCGGCGCTTCAGGCCTTCGCTGTTGATACCGCGCGGGCGTCCCAGCGAATCGGTGCCGACCATGGTGAACGGCGGAACATCACCGTTGGTCAGCGCACCCATGCCGAGGAAGGCGTGGGCACCGATGCGGCAGAACTGGTGGGCACCGGCGAAGCCGCTGATGATCACGTAGTCGCCTACGGTCACGTGGCCTGCCAGGGTGGTGTTGTTGGAGAACACACAGAAGTTGCCGACATGGCAGTCGTGCGCCACGTGCGTGTAGGCCAGCATCCAGTTGTCGTTGCCGATCGTGGTGATGCCGCCGCCGCCGCCGGTGCCACGGTTCAGGGTGACGAACTCGCGGAACACGTTGCGGTCGCCGATCACCAGCTCGGTGCGCTCACCGGCGAACTTCTTGTCCTGCGGCTCGCCACCGATCGCGGCATGGCCGACGAAGCGGTTGTCGCGGCCGATCCTGGTCGGGCCATGGATGCTGCAATGGGGGCCGACCACCGTGCCGGCACCGATTTCCACATCGGCCCCGATCAGGGTGAAGGCGCCCACCTGCACGTCATCGGCCAGGCGCGCGGCCGGATCGATGACGGCGGTCGGGTGGATCCGCGGTGCGTTGTCAGTCATTCCTGCCTCCAGTGGATCAGCCCTTGGCGCCGGCGCACATGACTTCGGCCGAGGCAACGACTTCACCGTTGACCTTGGCTTCGCCGTAGTACCAGCCC
Coding sequences:
- a CDS encoding ribonuclease HII, translated to MSRRHAAAASLALFDGASVVEPERLVAGVDEAGRGPLAGPVAVAAVVFDPSRPRINGLDDSKQLPAARREQLHDRIIERALAWHVVLVDVDTIDRLNIYQATLQGMRDVVAAVAHVAGFARIDGNVVPKGLVLPAQALVGGDGIDRAIMAASILAKVSRDRYMQDVHTRHPQYGFEQHKGYGTPAHLAALREHGPCVEHRRSFAPVRECLEVPQAVAADIAIA
- the lpxB gene encoding lipid-A-disaccharide synthase, with amino-acid sequence MAGSVPAQRVLSERPLRIALVAGEASGDLLGAGLVRELKARFPNAEFAGIGGDAMRSAGCQTWHDASELAVMGLTEVLRHLPRLLKLRSAFRQRALEWQPDVFIGIDAPDFNLGIERWLKQRGVRTVHYVSPSVWAWREKRAEKIGSSADLVLCLFPMEPPIYAKHGIDARFVGHPMADDIPLQGNREEARAALGLPTSAKVLAVLPGSRLGEISRLGEPFFEAAWQVSERIPGLHVVVPAANPACKRLIEEQLSRSALPVAYSHVLDGEARNAMIAADVVVLASGTATLEAMLVKRPMVVGYRVNELTYRLVKALGLIKVDRFALPNILAGQDLAPELMQHDCTPDRLAAAIQQWFDHPQRVTDLQDTYARLHERLRRNASARAADAVGELLMRNQAQA
- the lpxA gene encoding acyl-ACP--UDP-N-acetylglucosamine O-acyltransferase, producing the protein MTDNAPRIHPTAVIDPAARLADDVQVGAFTLIGADVEIGAGTVVGPHCSIHGPTRIGRDNRFVGHAAIGGEPQDKKFAGERTELVIGDRNVFREFVTLNRGTGGGGGITTIGNDNWMLAYTHVAHDCHVGNFCVFSNNTTLAGHVTVGDYVIISGFAGAHQFCRIGAHAFLGMGALTNGDVPPFTMVGTDSLGRPRGINSEGLKRRGFDAERISAIKRAYRTLYVAGLPLAEAKVQLTEQARDSDDVKAMLDFIEHAERPLLR